In uncultured Bacteroides sp., one genomic interval encodes:
- the dacB gene encoding D-alanyl-D-alanine carboxypeptidase/D-alanyl-D-alanine-endopeptidase has translation MKRTFSILFFVFFCQILVFAQPELKAKLDKLLEEDFLKTSEVGIAVYDLTDGKSLYTYQENKLYRPASIQKLITAITGLSVLGPDHFFSTTFYHTGEIRNGILHGDLYLVGGLDSEFIDPSMNGLIRMLSQSGIKAVSGKFIADVSMTDSLYWGAGWSWDDAPYSFQPEISPLMLQKGYVEIYAKPRKKGEPAELVCTPASSYYTIKNQTVSNNPEKEALDASRNWMEKENNILVTGNVQSAKRLRITVSNSANFFMHTFMERAKEEGIQLPGYVYGELPKDSSAIFFARLSHPFSMVLQRAMKNSDNLSAEAILYNTAAKESGKKHLSREDGVKVIQRVISELGLNPKDYNLVDGCGVSLYNYVSPELLVAYLKYAYSQKSIFDELYPALPIAGVDGTLGGRMKEGKAYKNVHAKTGSVTGVSSLAGYATASNGHIIAFSIINQNVMVTAKARAFQDKVCELLCE, from the coding sequence ATGAAACGTACTTTTTCCATATTGTTTTTTGTGTTCTTTTGTCAAATACTAGTCTTTGCACAGCCTGAACTGAAGGCAAAACTCGATAAACTTTTGGAAGAAGATTTCTTAAAAACGTCTGAAGTCGGTATTGCTGTTTACGATCTTACAGATGGCAAGTCCCTTTATACTTATCAGGAAAATAAACTTTATCGTCCGGCTTCCATTCAAAAACTGATTACGGCAATAACCGGACTTTCAGTTCTTGGACCGGACCATTTCTTTTCTACAACATTTTACCATACCGGCGAAATAAGAAATGGCATTCTGCATGGAGACCTTTATCTGGTAGGAGGACTCGATTCAGAGTTTATTGATCCCAGCATGAACGGGTTGATAAGAATGCTTAGTCAGTCGGGCATAAAAGCAGTATCCGGTAAGTTTATTGCAGATGTTTCTATGACCGACTCTCTATATTGGGGTGCAGGCTGGTCGTGGGATGATGCACCCTATTCTTTTCAACCGGAAATATCCCCCTTAATGCTTCAGAAAGGATATGTTGAGATCTATGCTAAACCAAGGAAAAAGGGAGAACCTGCAGAGTTAGTTTGCACTCCGGCTTCCTCATATTATACAATTAAAAATCAAACGGTAAGTAATAATCCGGAGAAAGAAGCTCTGGATGCTTCCCGCAATTGGATGGAAAAGGAGAATAATATTCTGGTTACGGGAAATGTGCAGTCGGCAAAACGTTTGCGAATAACTGTATCTAACTCTGCCAATTTTTTTATGCATACCTTCATGGAAAGAGCAAAAGAGGAAGGAATTCAACTTCCCGGCTATGTATATGGCGAACTTCCTAAGGATTCATCAGCTATATTCTTTGCCCGACTTTCTCATCCCTTTAGTATGGTTCTTCAGCGTGCCATGAAGAATAGTGATAACCTTTCTGCCGAAGCAATACTTTATAACACAGCAGCGAAGGAATCTGGCAAAAAGCATCTGAGTCGCGAAGATGGAGTGAAAGTAATTCAAAGAGTTATTTCTGAACTAGGACTCAATCCCAAGGATTATAATCTGGTTGATGGCTGTGGAGTTTCATTATATAATTATGTTTCTCCTGAATTGCTGGTTGCTTATCTGAAATATGCCTATTCACAGAAGTCAATTTTTGATGAATTATATCCTGCTTTACCAATTGCCGGAGTGGACGGAACGCTCGGCGGACGAATGAAAGAAGGCAAAGCATATAAAAATGTGCATGCTAAAACCGGATCGGTAACAGGTGTAAGTTCATTGGCCGGTTATGCCACAGCATCCAACGGCCATATAATTGCTTTCTCTATTATTAATCAGAATGTTATGGTAACCGCTAAAGCAAGAGCATTTCAGGATAAAGTCTGTGAATTGCTTTGTGAATAG
- the lpdA gene encoding dihydrolipoyl dehydrogenase, which translates to MKYDVAIIGGGPAGYTAAELAGKEGLNVVLFEKQNLGGVCLNEGCIPTKTLLYSAKVYDYARHASKYGVTVPESSFDLSKIIARKSKVVRKLVLGVKSKLTTNNVTIINGEAKVINKSTVQCNDETYECNNLILCTGSETFIPPISGVDQINFWTHRDALENKELPSSLAIVGGGVIGMEFASFFNSLGVEVTVIEMLDEILGGMDKELSALLRADYAKKGIKFLISTKVLAFENAENGATVIFENQEGKGSITAEKILMSVGRRPVTEGFGLENLSLERTERRCIKVDEYMQSSVESVYVCGDLTGFSLLAHTAVREAEVAVHHILGKQDKMSYRAIPGVVYTNPEIAGVGQTEESLQSAGIAYKSIKLPMAFSGRFVAENEGVNGMCKMLIGEDDTVLGVHVYGNPASEIITLAVMAVELGLKTEEWKRFVFPHPTVGEIFKEAL; encoded by the coding sequence ATGAAATACGATGTTGCTATTATTGGAGGAGGTCCGGCAGGATATACAGCTGCCGAACTTGCCGGAAAGGAAGGATTGAACGTAGTCCTTTTTGAGAAACAAAATCTAGGCGGCGTATGCCTGAACGAAGGTTGTATTCCTACCAAGACATTACTGTATTCGGCTAAAGTTTATGATTATGCGCGTCATGCCTCAAAGTATGGCGTAACTGTTCCTGAATCTTCTTTCGATTTAAGTAAGATTATTGCCCGGAAGTCTAAGGTGGTTCGTAAACTGGTGCTTGGAGTAAAATCAAAACTCACAACCAACAATGTTACAATTATAAACGGTGAAGCAAAAGTAATTAATAAAAGCACGGTTCAATGCAATGACGAGACTTACGAATGCAATAATCTGATTCTTTGCACTGGCTCCGAAACATTTATTCCTCCTATTTCGGGAGTAGATCAGATAAACTTCTGGACTCACCGGGATGCCCTCGAAAATAAAGAACTTCCTTCTTCTTTGGCTATCGTGGGCGGTGGTGTAATAGGAATGGAATTTGCCTCTTTTTTCAATAGTCTGGGAGTAGAAGTCACCGTTATTGAGATGCTTGATGAGATTCTGGGTGGAATGGATAAAGAACTTTCTGCTTTACTACGGGCTGATTATGCAAAGAAAGGGATTAAGTTCCTTATTAGTACAAAAGTGCTGGCGTTTGAGAATGCCGAAAATGGGGCAACTGTTATATTCGAGAATCAGGAAGGCAAAGGAAGTATTACAGCCGAAAAAATTTTAATGAGTGTGGGTCGCCGACCTGTTACTGAAGGCTTCGGTTTGGAGAATCTTTCCCTCGAAAGAACTGAACGCAGATGCATTAAAGTTGACGAATACATGCAATCTTCTGTAGAAAGTGTTTATGTTTGCGGTGATTTAACAGGATTCTCTCTTCTTGCTCACACAGCAGTTCGGGAAGCAGAGGTTGCTGTTCATCATATTCTTGGAAAACAAGATAAAATGAGTTATCGTGCAATTCCCGGTGTGGTTTATACCAATCCGGAAATAGCCGGAGTGGGACAAACAGAAGAGAGTCTGCAATCGGCAGGTATTGCATATAAATCTATTAAACTCCCAATGGCATTCTCCGGCAGATTCGTTGCCGAAAATGAAGGAGTAAACGGAATGTGCAAAATGCTGATTGGCGAAGATGATACCGTTCTTGGTGTTCATGTTTATGGTAATCCTGCATCTGAGATTATAACTCTTGCAGTGATGGCAGTTGAATTGGGATTAAAAACGGAGGAATGGAAACGTTTTGTTTTTCCACATCCTACTGTTGGCGAAATATTTAAGGAGGCTTTATAA
- a CDS encoding PH domain-containing protein, protein MNKVFRARIVWYHYIYFVLLLGLVITFFVDKSFIAGALFTLWVIYMVEKVLHTTYTITPERVLIISQGRFFKKRIIPIDEIESIDELYSLKLAGIAVTKFILIKHKKEYYSLLPAKEKKAELFQLLTNKE, encoded by the coding sequence ATGAATAAAGTATTTCGGGCACGGATAGTTTGGTATCATTACATCTATTTTGTTCTGTTATTAGGATTAGTGATTACCTTTTTTGTGGATAAAAGTTTTATTGCCGGAGCTTTGTTCACATTGTGGGTGATTTATATGGTTGAAAAAGTACTTCATACAACATATACAATAACTCCCGAGCGTGTCCTTATAATTTCGCAGGGCAGATTTTTTAAAAAGAGAATTATTCCGATTGATGAAATTGAATCTATTGATGAACTTTATTCATTAAAGCTTGCGGGAATTGCCGTCACAAAATTTATATTGATAAAACACAAAAAAGAATATTATTCTCTGCTTCCTGCAAAGGAAAAGAAAGCAGAGTTGTTTCAATTACTGACAAATAAAGAATAA
- the nadB gene encoding L-aspartate oxidase, producing the protein MIKKFDFLVIGSGIAGMSFALKVAHKGKVALICKTTLEDANTYFAQGGVASVTNTLVDNFEKHIEDTMIAGDWISDRAAVEKVVREAPAQINELISWGVDFDKTEKGDFDLHKEGGHSEFRILHHKDNTGAEIQDSLIQAVKQHPNITIFENHFAIEILTQHHLGVTVTRQTPDIKCYGAYILDPKTGKVDTYLAKVTLMATGGVGAVYQTTTNPLVATGDGIAMVYRAKGTVKDMEFVQFHPTALYHPGDRPSFLITEAMRGYGGVLRTMDGKEFMQKYDERLSLAPRDIVARAIDNEMKNRGDEHVYLDVTHKDPEETKKHFPNIYEKCLSLGIDITKDYIPVAPAAHYLCGGIEVDLDACSSIERLYAVGECSRTGLHGGNRLASNSLIEAVVYADAAAKHCLSTIDQYTYNEDIPEWNDEGTRSPEEMVLITQSAKEVGQIMSTYVGIVRSDLRLKRAWDRLDIIYEETESLFKRSKASKEICELRNMVNTGYLIMRQAIERKESRGLHYTIDYPHAKK; encoded by the coding sequence ATGATTAAGAAGTTTGATTTCTTAGTAATCGGTTCAGGTATTGCCGGTATGAGTTTTGCCCTGAAAGTGGCACATAAAGGAAAGGTCGCACTTATTTGCAAGACCACTTTGGAAGACGCAAACACCTATTTTGCTCAGGGAGGAGTTGCTTCCGTTACAAACACACTAGTAGACAATTTCGAGAAACATATTGAAGATACGATGATTGCCGGCGATTGGATTAGTGACCGGGCCGCAGTTGAAAAAGTAGTTAGAGAGGCTCCCGCTCAAATAAATGAACTTATTAGCTGGGGAGTAGATTTCGATAAAACTGAAAAGGGAGATTTTGACTTGCACAAAGAAGGCGGTCACTCTGAATTCCGTATTCTGCATCACAAAGACAATACAGGAGCCGAAATTCAGGATAGTCTTATCCAGGCTGTAAAGCAACATCCTAACATCACAATCTTTGAAAATCATTTCGCCATTGAAATTCTTACGCAGCATCACCTCGGAGTTACGGTTACCCGCCAGACTCCTGACATTAAATGCTACGGAGCTTATATTTTAGATCCGAAAACCGGAAAGGTTGATACTTATCTGGCAAAAGTTACTTTGATGGCAACCGGAGGTGTAGGGGCTGTTTACCAGACTACTACTAATCCATTGGTGGCAACCGGAGACGGTATTGCTATGGTTTACCGTGCAAAAGGAACGGTTAAGGATATGGAATTCGTCCAATTTCACCCAACAGCGCTTTATCATCCGGGAGACCGCCCATCATTCCTTATTACTGAGGCGATGAGAGGTTACGGAGGTGTACTTCGAACCATGGATGGAAAAGAATTCATGCAGAAGTATGACGAACGTCTTTCGCTTGCTCCACGTGATATCGTGGCAAGAGCTATAGACAACGAAATGAAAAACCGTGGTGACGAGCATGTTTATCTGGATGTAACTCATAAAGATCCGGAAGAAACTAAAAAGCACTTCCCGAATATATACGAGAAATGTCTCAGTCTGGGCATAGATATTACTAAAGATTATATACCTGTTGCTCCGGCAGCCCACTATCTTTGCGGTGGTATAGAGGTAGATCTCGATGCCTGCTCTTCAATTGAAAGACTTTATGCCGTTGGAGAATGTTCCCGCACCGGCTTGCATGGTGGTAACCGCCTTGCATCAAACTCACTTATTGAAGCAGTGGTTTATGCTGACGCAGCAGCAAAACACTGTTTAAGCACCATCGATCAATATACTTATAACGAGGATATTCCAGAATGGAACGATGAAGGAACACGCTCTCCCGAAGAAATGGTACTTATTACTCAAAGCGCCAAAGAAGTGGGACAGATTATGAGTACTTACGTGGGCATTGTTCGTTCGGATCTCCGTTTGAAACGTGCTTGGGACCGCCTGGATATTATTTACGAAGAAACAGAAAGTCTGTTTAAACGTTCAAAAGCATCTAAAGAAATATGTGAGCTTAGAAACATGGTGAATACTGGTTATCTCATCATGCGTCAGGCAATAGAACGCAAAGAAAGTCGCGGATTGCACTATACAATTGACTATCCGCACGCAAAAAAGTAG
- a CDS encoding glycosyltransferase, translating to MPRNIAKRVLISVSNDLVTDQRVGKVSASLQRNGYDVLLIGCIKKERKPLDRPYQTYRFNLFFRKKFIFYLEYNLRLLFVLLFKRKDILLCNDTDALPANYIAAKLCRVPLIFDAHELFPEVPELADRPGVKRVWEKIEDIFFPHLKNSYTVCQSIAEHYKQKYGITMGVVRNIPNKDTATSSINSAEKKRISLLPSLEGKKLLLYQGAINMGRGVDWLINAMPYLDNCILCICGDGDLLQEMKTLTKEKQLEERVIFTGRLPFEELNQYTEIADLGFVLLENMGLSYYYSLPNRIFDYMKYGVPVLASNFPEIARIVETHQTGRLISHYEPEYLAKVILEMLKEWENKPEDKFRLKELSKEYCWENEAQVMLEIVRNAK from the coding sequence ATGCCTAGGAACATTGCCAAAAGAGTCCTTATATCTGTGTCGAACGACCTGGTTACCGACCAAAGAGTCGGTAAGGTTTCGGCTTCGTTGCAACGAAACGGATATGATGTACTGTTGATTGGCTGTATAAAAAAAGAGCGTAAACCATTAGATCGCCCCTATCAGACCTATCGCTTCAACCTGTTTTTCAGGAAAAAATTCATCTTTTATCTGGAATATAACCTGCGTCTGCTGTTTGTATTGCTCTTTAAGCGCAAAGATATTCTGTTGTGTAACGATACTGATGCCCTACCCGCCAATTATATTGCCGCTAAGTTATGCAGAGTTCCGTTGATTTTCGATGCACACGAGCTGTTTCCCGAAGTTCCTGAACTGGCAGACCGCCCGGGAGTAAAAAGAGTCTGGGAAAAGATTGAAGATATCTTCTTCCCTCACCTGAAGAATTCCTATACCGTATGTCAATCTATTGCGGAACATTATAAGCAGAAATACGGCATCACAATGGGGGTTGTTCGTAACATTCCCAATAAAGATACTGCAACTTCATCCATAAATAGTGCCGAAAAAAAAAGAATAAGTCTTTTACCTTCGCTCGAAGGGAAAAAACTGCTGCTCTATCAGGGTGCTATAAACATGGGGCGAGGAGTGGACTGGCTTATCAATGCCATGCCTTACCTTGATAATTGCATACTTTGCATCTGTGGTGACGGAGACTTACTGCAGGAAATGAAAACTCTTACCAAGGAAAAACAATTGGAAGAAAGAGTTATTTTCACCGGCCGGCTTCCTTTTGAAGAACTTAATCAATACACCGAAATAGCCGACTTAGGTTTTGTTCTTTTAGAGAATATGGGATTGAGTTATTACTATTCACTTCCCAATCGCATATTCGATTATATGAAATATGGCGTACCTGTTCTTGCATCTAACTTCCCCGAAATTGCGCGTATTGTTGAAACACACCAAACAGGCAGGCTTATTTCACATTACGAACCGGAATATCTGGCTAAAGTTATTCTTGAAATGCTGAAAGAATGGGAAAATAAACCGGAAGATAAATTCCGGTTAAAAGAACTTTCCAAAGAATATTGCTGGGAAAACGAAGCACAAGTAATGCTGGAAATAGTAAGAAACGCAAAATAA
- a CDS encoding cellulase family glycosylhydrolase has protein sequence MDYLKKYFSLWLILLLTALFSCSSSDPEVQPELIVAKEELTLAKGSGTTMLDIKSNVDWIATSSQSWCTLSTSSGEAGTKQITVAVTENTTNDNREAVITVTAGSLSKQIKVTQELTNLLVVKKSTYDVTVDGGQITVELQTTAAHTVTINQDWISQTVTRTVTNKTEVFTIAANTFSFSRVGTITFTMAGLTETVTVNQAAKDLFIAADKTGMESDALVLAKKMYLGWNLGNALECSGTTITGSVASGETEWGNAAVTKAMIDAIKATGINAVRIPCAWNRYLESSTNYKIKDFWLARVKQVVDYCVNNGMYAILNIHWDGGWLENNPTLAKQAEVNKKQKAIWEQIAIYFRNYDEHLLFAGANEVNMGSTGGNPTQDNFNVQMSYNQTFVDAVRSTGGKNTYRNLIIQAFNTNIDQAVSNLKVSTDNTAKRMMVEVHYYDPWQFCGLESDANLGKYFALWGADFHQYATGELTGRAATFGEEDYVKAQFAKMKTNFVDKGYPVILGEFSPTRRMSLTGDALTHHLDSRAYYVKYVTKQAKNYGVVPFYWDNGGTGDKGCGIFNRSTTVAEDTKALNGLVQGAAAGKYPF, from the coding sequence ATGGATTACTTAAAAAAGTATTTTTCCCTTTGGTTAATTCTTCTTTTAACAGCTTTGTTTTCATGCTCTAGCAGTGATCCAGAGGTTCAACCGGAATTAATAGTCGCAAAAGAAGAACTTACACTTGCCAAAGGAAGCGGCACGACTATGCTCGACATTAAATCGAATGTAGATTGGATAGCTACAAGTTCGCAATCGTGGTGCACATTGTCTACTTCTTCGGGTGAAGCCGGTACTAAACAAATTACAGTTGCTGTTACAGAGAATACCACTAATGATAATCGGGAAGCTGTAATTACTGTTACTGCAGGCTCTCTTTCAAAGCAGATAAAAGTAACTCAGGAATTAACTAATTTATTGGTGGTAAAGAAAAGTACGTATGATGTTACTGTCGATGGCGGACAGATAACAGTAGAATTGCAAACTACGGCAGCTCATACAGTAACAATCAATCAGGATTGGATATCTCAGACAGTTACCCGTACTGTAACCAATAAAACAGAAGTATTTACTATTGCAGCCAATACTTTTTCTTTTTCACGGGTAGGTACTATAACTTTCACAATGGCTGGTTTAACTGAAACTGTTACCGTAAATCAGGCTGCGAAAGATCTCTTTATCGCTGCCGATAAAACAGGAATGGAGAGTGATGCTCTTGTACTTGCAAAGAAAATGTATTTAGGCTGGAATTTAGGTAATGCACTTGAATGTTCAGGAACTACTATAACCGGATCTGTGGCAAGCGGTGAAACAGAATGGGGGAACGCTGCAGTTACCAAGGCTATGATAGATGCTATAAAAGCTACAGGTATAAATGCTGTGAGAATTCCTTGTGCATGGAACAGATATCTTGAAAGTTCAACAAATTATAAGATAAAGGACTTTTGGCTGGCAAGGGTAAAGCAAGTTGTTGATTACTGTGTTAATAATGGTATGTACGCTATTCTTAATATTCACTGGGATGGCGGATGGCTGGAAAACAATCCTACTCTGGCTAAACAGGCCGAGGTAAATAAAAAGCAGAAGGCTATCTGGGAACAAATTGCTATATACTTCAGAAATTATGATGAGCATCTTCTTTTTGCCGGTGCAAACGAGGTGAATATGGGTAGTACGGGTGGTAATCCAACTCAGGATAATTTTAATGTTCAGATGTCTTACAACCAAACTTTTGTGGATGCAGTTCGCTCTACAGGAGGAAAGAATACTTATCGTAATCTGATTATTCAGGCATTTAATACCAATATTGACCAGGCTGTATCTAATTTAAAAGTTTCCACTGATAATACTGCCAAAAGAATGATGGTTGAAGTTCACTATTATGATCCATGGCAATTCTGTGGATTGGAGAGTGATGCAAACTTGGGCAAGTATTTTGCTCTTTGGGGAGCCGATTTCCATCAGTATGCAACCGGAGAATTAACCGGAAGAGCTGCCACTTTTGGTGAAGAAGACTATGTGAAAGCGCAGTTTGCCAAGATGAAAACAAACTTTGTAGATAAAGGTTATCCGGTTATTCTTGGTGAGTTTTCTCCAACACGCCGTATGTCATTAACGGGAGATGCCTTGACTCATCATCTCGACTCTCGTGCTTATTACGTTAAATACGTTACAAAACAGGCTAAAAACTATGGGGTAGTTCCGTTTTACTGGGATAATGGTGGAACAGGCGATAAGGGATGCGGTATATTTAACCGTTCAACAACAGTGGCCGAAGATACAAAAGCACTTAATGGTCTTGTGCAAGGAGCTGCTGCCGGGAAATATCCATTTTAG
- a CDS encoding rubrerythrin, whose amino-acid sequence MAKSIKGTQTEKNLMQSFAGESQARMRYTYFASAAKKEGFEQIAAIFTETADQEKEHAKRMFKYLEGGMVEINASFPAGVIGRTIDNLQAAAAGEHEEWSLDYPAFADVAEKEGFYEIAAMYRNISVAEKAHEERYRAFVKNIETASVFAKEGEVVWQCRNCGYIHVGKEAPEVCPACLHPQAHFEVKKENY is encoded by the coding sequence ATGGCTAAAAGTATTAAAGGCACACAAACAGAGAAGAATTTAATGCAATCATTTGCTGGTGAATCTCAGGCAAGAATGCGTTACACTTATTTTGCAAGCGCTGCAAAAAAAGAAGGATTTGAGCAAATAGCTGCTATTTTTACTGAAACTGCTGACCAGGAAAAAGAACATGCTAAACGTATGTTTAAGTATCTGGAAGGAGGTATGGTAGAAATTAATGCAAGTTTCCCTGCAGGAGTAATTGGTCGTACTATCGATAATTTGCAAGCTGCAGCTGCCGGAGAACATGAAGAATGGTCTTTAGATTATCCAGCTTTTGCTGATGTTGCTGAAAAAGAAGGCTTTTATGAAATAGCAGCAATGTATCGTAATATCTCTGTTGCAGAAAAAGCTCACGAAGAGAGATATCGTGCTTTCGTGAAAAATATCGAAACAGCGTCAGTTTTTGCTAAAGAAGGAGAAGTAGTATGGCAATGTCGCAACTGTGGTTATATTCATGTAGGTAAAGAAGCTCCTGAAGTTTGCCCCGCTTGTTTACATCCGCAAGCTCATTTTGAGGTTAAGAAAGAAAATTATTAG
- the sulP gene encoding sulfate permease — translation MKTFEFRPKLFDALKNYSKETFLSDLMAGIIVGIVALPLAIAFGIASGVSPEKGIITAIIAGFIISFIGGSKVQIGGPTGAFIVIIYGIIQQYGEKGLLVATIMAGVLLILLGVFKLGTIIKFIPYPIVVGFTSGIALTIFTTQIKDLFGLSMHIVPADFISKWIAYFQNFISISLWPTVVGLLSILLIIYTPKFSKKIPGSLVAIVLLTVLAYILKTYAGITSIETIGDRFTINSSLPQAQVPDMSWEVIKALFPTAITIAVLGAIESLLSATVADGVTGDKHNSNQELIAQGAANLITPLFGGIPATGAIARTMTNINNGGKSPVAGLIHAVVLLLILVCLGPLTKHIPMACLAGVLVIVAYNMSEWRTFRQLLKNPKSDVAVLLITFFLTVIFDLTVAIEVGIVIACLLFMRRVAETTNISVITDEIDPNAGLDIAVHEEPLTIPDGVEVYEINGPYFFGIANKFEEQMVQMDDRAKIRIIRMRKVPFIDSTGIHNLTSLCRMSKKEGSQIILSGVNEKVHAVLEKSGFNDLLGKENICSHINIALDRAKEILNK, via the coding sequence ATGAAAACGTTTGAATTCAGACCAAAGCTTTTCGATGCTTTGAAAAATTACTCAAAGGAGACGTTCCTTTCAGATTTAATGGCAGGAATTATTGTTGGTATCGTTGCTCTTCCTCTGGCTATCGCATTTGGTATTGCCTCTGGCGTTTCACCTGAAAAAGGTATCATCACAGCAATTATCGCTGGTTTTATCATTTCTTTTATAGGCGGAAGTAAAGTTCAGATTGGTGGACCTACAGGAGCTTTTATTGTTATTATTTACGGCATTATCCAACAATATGGAGAAAAAGGGTTGCTTGTTGCAACTATTATGGCCGGAGTTTTATTAATACTGCTGGGAGTATTTAAATTAGGTACAATTATTAAATTCATTCCTTATCCTATTGTAGTAGGATTTACCAGTGGTATTGCACTGACTATTTTTACTACTCAGATAAAGGATTTATTTGGATTATCAATGCACATTGTTCCTGCCGACTTTATTTCTAAATGGATAGCATATTTCCAGAATTTCATATCAATAAGTTTATGGCCAACAGTTGTAGGATTGCTTAGTATTCTTCTTATTATTTATACTCCTAAGTTTTCAAAGAAAATTCCAGGATCGCTTGTTGCAATTGTTCTACTAACTGTTTTAGCATATATCCTGAAAACATACGCAGGCATAACTTCAATAGAGACTATTGGCGACCGTTTTACTATCAATTCATCACTGCCTCAGGCGCAAGTTCCTGATATGTCTTGGGAAGTAATTAAAGCACTTTTCCCAACTGCAATAACAATTGCTGTATTGGGTGCTATTGAATCATTACTTTCAGCAACCGTTGCCGATGGTGTTACCGGAGATAAACATAATTCCAATCAGGAATTAATAGCTCAGGGTGCTGCCAACCTGATAACTCCATTATTTGGAGGTATCCCTGCAACAGGAGCTATAGCACGTACAATGACCAATATTAACAATGGTGGCAAGTCACCTGTAGCCGGATTGATTCATGCTGTGGTACTTTTACTCATTTTAGTTTGTCTTGGCCCACTTACCAAACATATTCCTATGGCTTGTCTTGCCGGAGTATTGGTAATAGTGGCTTATAACATGAGTGAATGGAGAACATTCCGTCAGCTGTTGAAAAACCCTAAATCGGATGTTGCTGTATTGCTTATAACATTCTTTCTGACTGTTATCTTCGATTTGACAGTGGCTATTGAGGTAGGAATCGTTATTGCATGCTTATTGTTTATGAGACGTGTAGCTGAGACTACAAACATTTCGGTTATCACTGACGAAATTGATCCAAATGCCGGACTGGATATTGCAGTACACGAAGAACCTTTAACCATTCCTGACGGAGTTGAGGTGTATGAAATTAACGGTCCTTACTTCTTTGGTATTGCAAATAAGTTCGAGGAACAAATGGTTCAGATGGACGACCGGGCAAAGATTCGTATTATCCGTATGCGTAAAGTTCCATTTATTGATTCTACCGGCATACATAACCTCACAAGCCTTTGTCGCATGTCAAAGAAAGAAGGTAGTCAGATCATCCTTTCGGGTGTAAACGAAAAGGTACATGCGGTTCTTGAAAAATCGGGCTTCAATGATTTATTAGGAAAAGAGAATATTTGTAGCCACATTAATATTGCTTTAGACAGAGCTAAAGAGATATTAAACAAATAA
- a CDS encoding radical SAM protein — translation MPTVIFPSPIFGPVHSRRLGVSLGINLLPSDGKVCSFDCIYCECGVNAERRPNQPLPTREEVRTELEKKLKDMQANGPSPDVLTFAGNGEPTAHPHFPEIIDDTIELRNRYFPKAKVSVLSNSTFINRPKVFEALMKVDNNILKLDTVSVDYIKMVDRPNGNYDLDAIIDRLKAFKGHVIIQTMFMKGTCYGEDVNNTGDEFVLPWLEVVKSIAPSQVMIYTIDRATPDKYLVKATRQELNRILDLLKSNGIAATASY, via the coding sequence ATGCCGACTGTTATTTTTCCTTCACCAATTTTCGGCCCTGTTCATTCTCGTCGTCTTGGTGTTTCTTTAGGAATAAATCTTTTGCCTTCCGATGGGAAGGTTTGCTCTTTCGATTGTATTTATTGTGAATGCGGAGTTAACGCTGAGCGACGTCCTAATCAGCCTCTGCCTACCCGGGAAGAGGTGCGTACGGAATTGGAAAAAAAGCTAAAAGATATGCAAGCAAACGGCCCATCACCCGATGTGCTTACCTTTGCAGGAAACGGAGAACCTACTGCTCATCCTCATTTTCCGGAAATTATTGATGATACAATCGAATTGCGTAACCGTTATTTCCCCAAAGCTAAAGTGAGCGTACTTAGTAATTCTACATTTATCAATCGTCCGAAGGTTTTTGAAGCACTGATGAAGGTTGACAATAATATATTGAAACTCGATACAGTGAGTGTGGATTATATTAAAATGGTTGATCGTCCGAATGGGAATTATGATCTGGATGCAATCATTGACCGCTTAAAGGCATTTAAAGGGCATGTAATCATTCAAACTATGTTTATGAAAGGAACATGTTATGGCGAGGATGTTAATAACACAGGAGACGAATTTGTGCTTCCCTGGCTTGAAGTGGTGAAATCAATAGCTCCTTCTCAAGTGATGATCTATACAATTGACAGAGCTACGCCGGATAAATATCTGGTAAAAGCAACTCGTCAGGAACTTAATCGCATTCTTGATTTGCTTAAAAGCAATGGTATTGCTGCCACTGCCTCATATTAA